One genomic segment of Caldimonas brevitalea includes these proteins:
- the mfd gene encoding transcription-repair coupling factor, which produces MHFPSIAPGKRYTLPRPPGSADALLLAQFARRQAEGKVLTAIVTAEPADAQRLHDELAFFAPELRCAVFPDWETLPYDTFSPHQDLISERLATLWRVRQGEVDVVLLPAATALVRLAPPSFMAAYTFHFKQKEKLDEASLKAQLTLAGYQHVSQVVSPGEYAVRGGLIDLFPMGSTVPYRVDLFGDEVDSIRTFDPDSQRSLYPVPEVRLLPGREFPMDEEARAQFRNRWRQRIEGDPSKARVYKDVGSGIATAGIEYYLPLFFDSTATIFEYLGDKAVLALHGEIDEALKRFWTDTRERHRFLQHDPERPILPPEDLFLKAEDFFTLCNAHAQLAVRGSEASDWARPLPDLSAERGAQEPLRKLQIHVGTTPHRVLLIAESAGRRESLLELLRDNRIEPPSVDSLAAFQAGDERFAIAVAPLAAGFHWLPEGQATGLQFITETELFATGPSTRRRRKQEQVSNVDALIKDLSELKVGDPVVHVNHGIGRYQGLVNLDLGDGPTEFLHLVYADKATLYVPVAQLHLISRYTGVSPDEAPLHRLGSGQWEKAKRKAAEQVRDTAAELLNLYARRAAREGYAFRFSPHDYEAFAASFGFEETPDQNAAIHAVIQDLISPRPMDRLVCGDVGFGKTEVALRAAFVAVTGGKQVALLAPTTLLAEQHYQTITDRFGNWPIKVAELSRFRSTKEINQALKGLADGTVDIVVGTHKLLSQDVKFARLGLLVIDEEHRFGVRHKEAIKAMRSEVDVLTLTATPIPRTLGMALEGLRDLSVIATAPQRRLAIKTFVRNESSGTIREAVLRELKRGGQVYFLHNEVETIENRREKLHELLPEARIAVAHGQMPERELERVMRDFVGQRYNVLLCSTIIETGIDVPTANTIVISRADKFGLAQLHQLRGRVGRSHHQAYAYLLVPDVEGLTKQAAQRLEAIQNMEELGSGFYLAMHDLEIRGAGEVLGEHQSGNMQEVGFQLYNDMLSEAVRSLKAGREPDLLSPLSATTEINLHAPALLPDSYCGDVHVRLNLYKRLASADKLDQIDALLEEVTDRFGKLPPQGQTLFDVHRLRVLAKPYGVQKIDAGPAATHITFRPNPPVEPLRIIELVQKNRHIKLAGNEKLRIEKATENPKDRVQYIRDVLRTLGTPTPQPS; this is translated from the coding sequence ATGCACTTCCCCTCCATCGCGCCCGGCAAGCGCTACACCCTGCCCCGCCCGCCCGGTTCGGCCGACGCCTTGCTGCTGGCGCAGTTCGCGCGCCGACAGGCCGAGGGCAAGGTGCTCACCGCCATCGTCACGGCCGAGCCGGCCGACGCGCAGCGGCTGCACGACGAGCTGGCCTTCTTCGCGCCCGAGTTGCGCTGCGCCGTGTTTCCCGACTGGGAAACACTGCCCTACGACACTTTCTCGCCGCACCAGGACCTGATCTCCGAACGCCTGGCCACCCTGTGGCGCGTGCGCCAGGGCGAGGTCGACGTGGTGCTGCTGCCGGCCGCCACCGCCTTGGTGCGGCTGGCGCCGCCGTCGTTCATGGCGGCCTACACCTTTCACTTCAAGCAAAAGGAAAAGCTCGACGAGGCGTCGCTCAAGGCGCAGCTGACACTGGCCGGCTACCAGCACGTGAGCCAGGTGGTGTCGCCGGGCGAATACGCGGTGCGTGGCGGCCTGATCGATCTGTTCCCAATGGGCTCGACCGTGCCTTACCGCGTCGACCTGTTCGGCGACGAGGTCGATTCGATCCGCACCTTCGACCCCGACAGCCAGCGCAGCCTCTACCCGGTGCCCGAGGTGCGGCTGCTGCCCGGCCGCGAGTTCCCGATGGACGAAGAAGCACGGGCGCAGTTTCGCAACCGCTGGCGCCAGCGCATCGAGGGCGACCCGAGCAAGGCGCGCGTCTACAAGGACGTCGGCAGCGGCATCGCCACCGCCGGCATCGAGTACTACCTGCCGCTGTTCTTCGACAGCACCGCGACCATCTTCGAATACCTGGGCGACAAGGCGGTGCTGGCGCTGCACGGCGAGATCGACGAGGCGCTCAAGCGCTTCTGGACCGACACGCGCGAGCGCCATCGTTTTCTGCAGCACGACCCCGAGCGGCCCATCCTGCCGCCGGAAGACCTGTTCCTGAAGGCCGAGGACTTCTTCACCTTGTGCAATGCGCACGCTCAGTTGGCCGTGCGCGGCAGCGAGGCGAGCGACTGGGCCCGGCCGCTGCCCGACCTGTCGGCCGAGCGCGGCGCGCAGGAGCCGCTGCGCAAGCTGCAGATCCACGTCGGCACCACGCCTCACCGGGTGCTGTTGATCGCCGAATCCGCCGGGCGCCGCGAGAGCCTGCTCGAACTGCTGCGCGACAACCGCATCGAGCCGCCCAGCGTCGATTCACTGGCGGCGTTCCAGGCCGGCGACGAACGTTTCGCGATCGCGGTCGCACCGCTCGCGGCCGGCTTCCACTGGCTGCCCGAGGGCCAGGCGACCGGCTTGCAGTTCATCACCGAGACCGAGCTGTTCGCCACCGGCCCCAGCACCCGGCGGCGCCGCAAGCAGGAGCAGGTCAGCAACGTCGACGCGCTGATCAAGGACCTGTCGGAGCTGAAGGTCGGCGACCCGGTGGTGCATGTCAACCACGGCATCGGCCGCTACCAGGGCCTGGTCAACCTCGACCTCGGCGACGGCCCGACCGAGTTCCTGCACCTGGTCTACGCCGACAAGGCGACGCTCTACGTGCCGGTGGCCCAGCTGCACCTGATCAGCCGCTACACCGGCGTCAGCCCCGACGAGGCGCCGCTGCACAGGCTGGGCTCGGGCCAGTGGGAAAAAGCCAAGCGCAAGGCCGCCGAACAGGTGCGCGACACGGCCGCCGAACTGCTCAACCTGTATGCCCGCCGAGCGGCCCGCGAGGGGTATGCGTTCCGCTTCTCGCCGCACGACTACGAGGCCTTCGCCGCCAGCTTCGGTTTCGAGGAAACGCCCGACCAGAACGCCGCCATCCACGCCGTCATCCAGGACCTGATCTCGCCGCGCCCGATGGACCGCCTGGTGTGCGGCGACGTCGGCTTCGGCAAGACCGAGGTGGCGCTACGCGCCGCCTTCGTCGCCGTCACGGGCGGCAAGCAGGTGGCCTTGCTCGCCCCCACCACGCTGCTGGCCGAGCAGCACTACCAGACCATCACCGACCGCTTCGGCAACTGGCCGATCAAAGTGGCGGAGCTGTCGCGCTTTCGCTCGACCAAAGAGATCAACCAGGCGCTCAAGGGTTTGGCCGACGGCACGGTCGACATCGTCGTGGGCACCCACAAGCTGCTGTCGCAGGACGTCAAGTTCGCGCGGCTGGGGCTGCTGGTCATCGACGAGGAGCACCGCTTCGGCGTGCGCCACAAGGAGGCCATCAAGGCGATGCGCTCCGAGGTGGACGTGCTCACGCTCACCGCCACGCCGATCCCGCGCACACTGGGCATGGCACTCGAGGGCTTGCGCGACCTTAGCGTGATCGCCACCGCGCCGCAGCGGCGCCTGGCCATCAAGACCTTCGTGCGCAACGAGAGCAGCGGCACCATCCGCGAGGCGGTGTTGCGGGAGCTGAAGCGCGGCGGCCAGGTCTACTTCCTGCACAACGAAGTCGAGACCATCGAGAACCGGCGCGAGAAACTGCATGAGCTGCTGCCCGAAGCCCGCATCGCGGTGGCCCACGGCCAGATGCCCGAGCGCGAGCTGGAACGCGTGATGCGCGACTTCGTCGGCCAGCGCTACAACGTGCTGCTGTGCTCGACCATCATCGAGACCGGCATCGACGTGCCGACCGCCAACACCATCGTGATCTCGCGCGCCGACAAGTTCGGCCTGGCCCAGCTGCACCAGCTGCGCGGCCGTGTCGGCCGGTCGCACCACCAGGCCTACGCGTATCTGCTGGTGCCCGATGTCGAAGGCCTGACCAAACAGGCGGCCCAGCGCCTGGAAGCGATCCAGAACATGGAAGAACTCGGCTCCGGCTTCTACCTCGCGATGCACGACCTCGAGATCCGCGGCGCCGGCGAGGTGCTGGGCGAGCACCAGAGCGGCAACATGCAGGAGGTCGGCTTCCAGCTCTACAACGACATGCTGAGCGAGGCGGTGCGCTCGCTCAAGGCCGGTCGCGAGCCGGATCTGCTGTCGCCGTTGTCGGCCACCACCGAGATCAATCTGCATGCGCCGGCCTTGCTGCCCGACAGCTATTGCGGCGACGTGCACGTGCGTTTGAACCTCTACAAGCGCCTCGCGTCGGCCGACAAGCTCGACCAGATCGACGCGCTGCTCGAAGAGGTGACCGACCGCTTCGGCAAGCTGCCGCCGCAAGGCCAAACGCTGTTCGACGTGCACCGGCTGCGGGTGCTGGCCAAGCCGTATGGCGTGCAGAAGATCGACGCCGGGCCGGCCGCCACCCACATCACCTTCCGGCCCAACCCGCCGGTCGAGCCGCTGCGCATCATCGAGCTGGTGCAGAAGAACCGCCACATCAAGCTGGCCGGCAACGAGAAGCTGCGCATCGAAAAAGCCACCGAGAACCCCAAGGACCGCGTCCAGTACATCCGCGACGTGCTGCGCACCCTGGGCACGCCGACGCCGCAGCCGAGTTGA
- a CDS encoding SIMPL domain-containing protein (The SIMPL domain is named for its presence in mouse protein SIMPL (signalling molecule that associates with mouse pelle-like kinase). Bacterial member BP26, from Brucella, was shown to assemble into a channel-like structure, while YggE from E. coli has been associated with resistance to oxidative stress.) produces the protein MKNQKRCGRAAVAALALLAGGAGAGAQTLPEPQNVVSFSASASIEVTHDLLTVTLSTTKEGADAANVQNALKQAVDAALAEAKKAAQPGQMEVRTGNFSLYPRYSQQGKIASWQGSAELVLEGRDMPRIAQTAGRLTTLTVAGVSQSLSREARQRHEGEATTRAIAAYRAKAQDYAKQFGFASHVLREVNISSNEGGDHYRPMMARAKAAMAEDASPMPVEAGKGLVTVTVSGSVVLK, from the coding sequence ATGAAGAACCAAAAGAGATGCGGCCGCGCCGCGGTGGCCGCGCTGGCCCTGCTGGCCGGCGGCGCCGGCGCCGGCGCCCAGACGCTGCCCGAGCCCCAGAACGTGGTGAGCTTCTCGGCCAGCGCCAGCATCGAGGTCACGCACGACCTGCTCACCGTCACGCTCAGCACCACCAAGGAAGGCGCCGACGCCGCCAACGTGCAGAACGCGCTGAAGCAGGCCGTCGACGCCGCGCTGGCCGAGGCGAAAAAGGCGGCGCAGCCGGGCCAGATGGAGGTGCGCACCGGCAATTTCTCGCTCTACCCGCGCTACAGCCAGCAAGGCAAGATCGCCAGCTGGCAGGGCAGCGCCGAACTGGTGCTCGAAGGCCGCGACATGCCGCGCATCGCGCAGACCGCCGGCCGATTGACGACGCTGACCGTGGCCGGCGTGTCGCAGAGCCTGTCGCGCGAAGCCCGCCAGCGCCACGAGGGCGAAGCGACCACCCGCGCCATCGCGGCCTACCGGGCCAAGGCGCAGGACTATGCCAAGCAGTTCGGCTTTGCCAGCCATGTGCTGCGAGAAGTGAACATCAGCAGCAACGAAGGCGGCGACCACTACCGGCCGATGATGGCGCGCGCCAAGGCCGCGATGGCCGAAGACGCCTCGCCGATGCCGGTCGAGGCGGGCAAGGGCCTGGTGACGGTCACGGTCAGCGGCAGCGTGGTGCTGAAGTAG
- a CDS encoding 3-hydroxybutyrate dehydrogenase — protein MLEGKTAVVTGSTSGIGLGIALSLARRGANIVLNGFGDIETAKAEFAGLAGVRCGYHGADMSKPAEIEDLMRYAEADFGGVDILVNNAGIQYVADVQDFPVEKWDAILAINLSSAFHTTRLAIPGMKARNWGRVINVASAHGLVASAQKSAYVAAKHGLVGFTKAVALETATTGVTVNAICPGWVLTPLVQRQVEARAEREGVSIEEAKRRLLGEKQPSLQFVTPEQLGELAVFLCSDAASNVRGVAWNMDGAWVAQ, from the coding sequence ATGTTGGAAGGAAAAACTGCCGTCGTCACCGGCTCGACCAGCGGGATCGGGCTCGGCATCGCGCTGTCGCTCGCACGCCGGGGAGCGAACATCGTGCTCAATGGCTTCGGCGACATCGAAACGGCCAAGGCCGAATTTGCAGGGTTGGCGGGTGTGCGCTGCGGCTATCACGGCGCAGACATGAGTAAGCCGGCCGAGATCGAAGACCTGATGCGTTATGCCGAGGCCGACTTCGGCGGCGTCGACATCCTCGTCAACAACGCCGGCATCCAATATGTTGCCGATGTGCAGGACTTCCCGGTCGAGAAGTGGGACGCGATCCTCGCGATCAATCTCAGCTCCGCGTTCCATACCACCCGGCTGGCGATTCCCGGCATGAAGGCCCGCAACTGGGGCCGGGTGATCAACGTGGCCTCGGCCCACGGTCTGGTGGCGTCGGCGCAGAAGTCCGCCTATGTAGCCGCCAAGCACGGCCTGGTCGGCTTCACGAAGGCGGTCGCGCTCGAGACCGCCACCACCGGCGTGACCGTCAACGCGATCTGCCCCGGCTGGGTGCTGACCCCGCTGGTGCAGCGGCAGGTCGAAGCGCGTGCCGAGCGTGAAGGCGTGTCCATCGAAGAGGCCAAGCGCCGCCTGCTGGGTGAAAAGCAGCCGTCGCTGCAGTTCGTGACGCCGGAACAACTGGGCGAACTGGCGGTGTTCTTGTGTTCCGATGCGGCGTCCAACGTGCGCGGCGTGGCGTGGAACATGGATGGCGCCTGGGTGGCGCAGTAG
- a CDS encoding alpha/beta fold hydrolase yields MTEPRLEYVQCLDTQGLHRMAYWEWGEPTNPKVLVCVHGLSRQGRDFDALAQTLCKHYRVVCPDVVGRGRSDWLGDPMGYQIPTYVADMVTLLARLNAKTLDWLGTSMGGVIGMAVASLSGSPVRQLVLNDVGPAIEPQGLERIGAYVGRAPRFASVDEAADYMWSISTSFGEHTREQWLALTRPMLRSVDDEQGGFVPHYDPRIAVPLHGTTPEMATAAQGLLWQRYDAVRARTLVLRGALSDILKPHTVEEMARRGPKASVHEFPAVGHAPTLVTPEQIAVVQEFLLAGA; encoded by the coding sequence ATGACTGAACCGCGCCTGGAGTACGTGCAATGCCTGGACACCCAGGGCTTGCATCGGATGGCGTACTGGGAATGGGGCGAGCCAACAAATCCGAAGGTGCTGGTCTGCGTGCATGGCCTGTCGCGCCAGGGGCGTGACTTCGATGCGCTGGCGCAGACGCTGTGCAAGCACTACCGGGTGGTCTGTCCCGACGTCGTCGGCCGCGGGCGTTCCGACTGGCTGGGCGACCCGATGGGCTACCAGATCCCGACTTACGTGGCCGACATGGTGACCTTGCTGGCGCGGCTCAATGCCAAGACGCTGGACTGGCTCGGCACGTCGATGGGCGGCGTGATCGGCATGGCGGTCGCGTCGCTGTCGGGCAGCCCGGTGCGGCAGTTGGTGCTCAACGACGTCGGCCCGGCCATCGAGCCGCAGGGCCTGGAGCGCATCGGCGCCTACGTCGGCCGGGCGCCGCGCTTCGCGTCGGTCGACGAGGCGGCCGACTACATGTGGTCGATCTCGACCAGCTTCGGCGAGCACACACGTGAACAATGGCTGGCGCTGACGCGGCCGATGCTGCGCAGTGTCGACGACGAGCAGGGCGGCTTCGTGCCGCACTACGACCCGCGCATCGCGGTGCCGCTGCACGGCACCACGCCCGAGATGGCAACGGCCGCACAAGGCTTGCTGTGGCAGCGCTACGACGCGGTGCGGGCGCGCACGCTGGTGCTGCGCGGCGCCTTGTCCGACATCCTGAAGCCGCACACCGTCGAAGAGATGGCGCGGCGCGGCCCCAAGGCCAGTGTCCACGAGTTCCCCGCGGTGGGGCATGCGCCCACCCTGGTCACGCCCGAGCAGATCGCCGTGGTGCAGGAGTTCTTGCTGGCGGGCGCATGA
- the serB gene encoding phosphoserine phosphatase SerB has product MPTEFAPGLTVQIFTPPLSLRAFKLIAFDMDSTLINIECIDEIAAVANKKAEVAAITEAAMRGEITDFKDSLRRRLALLQGLPAEALQQVYDERLQLNPGAEALVKAAQAAGLATLLVSGGFTFFADRVKARLGLDHAKSNELEIVDGRLTGRVLGDIVDGEEKKRQLLAMCERLGCSPLEAIAVGDGANDLPMMSAAGLSVAYHAKPKVREQAMVAIHEGGLDRLLEVVHVG; this is encoded by the coding sequence ATGCCCACCGAGTTCGCCCCCGGCCTGACGGTCCAGATCTTCACGCCGCCGCTGTCGCTGCGCGCCTTCAAGCTGATCGCCTTCGACATGGATTCGACGCTGATCAACATCGAGTGCATCGACGAGATCGCGGCAGTCGCCAACAAGAAGGCCGAGGTGGCGGCGATCACCGAAGCCGCAATGCGCGGCGAGATCACCGACTTCAAGGACAGCCTGCGACGCCGGCTGGCGCTGCTGCAAGGCCTGCCCGCCGAGGCGCTGCAGCAGGTGTATGACGAACGCCTGCAGCTGAACCCGGGCGCCGAAGCCCTGGTGAAGGCGGCGCAGGCGGCCGGCCTGGCCACGCTGCTGGTGTCGGGCGGCTTCACCTTCTTCGCGGACCGCGTCAAGGCGCGGCTGGGGCTGGACCACGCCAAGTCCAACGAACTGGAGATCGTCGACGGCCGCCTGACCGGCCGCGTGCTCGGCGACATCGTCGACGGCGAAGAGAAAAAACGCCAGCTGCTGGCGATGTGCGAGCGGCTCGGCTGTTCACCGCTGGAAGCGATCGCGGTGGGCGACGGCGCCAACGACTTGCCGATGATGAGCGCGGCCGGCCTGAGCGTGGCCTATCACGCCAAACCGAAGGTGCGCGAGCAGGCCATGGTCGCCATCCACGAAGGTGGGCTCGACCGGCTGCTGGAAGTGGTGCACGTGGGCTGA
- the ispF gene encoding 2-C-methyl-D-erythritol 2,4-cyclodiphosphate synthase, translated as MDIRVGEGWDTHALVSGRKLILGGVEVPHDKGLLGHSDADALLHAITDAMLGAAALGDIGRHFPDTDARFKGADSTVLLAEAHARVCAQGWRLSNVDSTIVAQAPKMAPHIPAMRQRIADVLGCDVSQVNVKAKTAEKLGPVGRQESIEARAVVLLTRG; from the coding sequence ATGGACATACGAGTGGGCGAGGGCTGGGACACGCATGCCCTGGTGAGCGGGCGCAAGCTGATCCTCGGCGGTGTCGAAGTGCCCCACGACAAGGGGCTGCTGGGGCACTCGGATGCCGACGCGCTGCTGCATGCGATCACCGATGCGATGCTGGGCGCCGCGGCGCTCGGCGACATCGGCCGCCACTTCCCCGACACCGACGCGCGCTTCAAAGGCGCCGATTCGACGGTCTTGCTCGCGGAGGCGCATGCCCGCGTGTGCGCACAAGGCTGGCGGCTGTCCAACGTCGACAGCACCATCGTCGCGCAGGCGCCCAAGATGGCGCCCCACATCCCGGCCATGCGCCAGCGAATTGCCGACGTGCTCGGCTGCGATGTCTCGCAGGTGAATGTGAAAGCGAAGACCGCAGAAAAACTCGGGCCGGTGGGCCGGCAAGAGTCGATCGAAGCCCGGGCGGTGGTGCTGCTGACGCGCGGCTGA
- the ompR gene encoding two-component system response regulator OmpR — protein sequence MTSQTPNARMDRIVVVDDDARIRDLLRRYLTQEGFEVLLAEDAKALNRVLTRETVDLIVLDLMLPGEDGLSICRRLRAANDATPIIMLTAKVEDVDRIVGLEVGADDYLPKPFNPRELLARIHAVLRRRPTLEAPGAPAKEPQSVVFGPFEFDLALRRLTKDGEPMPLTTGEFSMLKALVRHPRQPLSRDKLAQLARGREFEPFDRSLDVQISRLRKMIEPDPSQPRYIQTVWGVGYVFVPDGAA from the coding sequence ATGACATCTCAGACCCCCAACGCCCGCATGGACCGCATTGTTGTCGTCGACGACGATGCGCGTATCCGCGACCTGCTTCGCCGCTATCTGACGCAGGAGGGCTTCGAAGTCTTGCTCGCGGAAGACGCCAAGGCGCTCAACCGCGTGCTGACTCGAGAAACGGTGGACCTGATCGTACTGGACCTGATGCTGCCCGGTGAAGACGGCCTGTCGATCTGCCGCCGCCTGCGGGCCGCCAACGACGCCACGCCGATCATCATGCTGACCGCCAAAGTCGAGGACGTGGACCGCATCGTGGGCCTGGAAGTCGGCGCCGACGACTATTTGCCGAAGCCGTTCAACCCGCGCGAACTGCTGGCCCGCATCCACGCCGTGCTGCGCCGCCGCCCGACCCTGGAGGCTCCCGGGGCGCCGGCCAAGGAACCGCAGAGTGTCGTGTTCGGCCCCTTCGAATTCGACCTGGCGTTGCGCCGCCTGACCAAGGATGGTGAGCCGATGCCGCTGACCACCGGCGAGTTCTCGATGCTCAAGGCGCTGGTGCGCCACCCCCGCCAGCCGCTGTCGCGCGACAAGCTGGCGCAGTTGGCACGCGGCCGCGAATTCGAGCCGTTCGACCGCAGCCTCGATGTGCAGATTTCGCGCCTGCGCAAGATGATCGAGCCCGATCCGTCCCAGCCCAGATACATCCAGACCGTGTGGGGTGTGGGCTACGTCTTCGTGCCGGACGGCGCCGCCTGA
- the ispD gene encoding 2-C-methyl-D-erythritol 4-phosphate cytidylyltransferase, whose translation MYSTEPPRLFALVPCAGVGERAGAGGPKQYAPLAGRPLVGHTLAALAQVSRLSGVLVVLSPDDTQFEQVVPQTSAWVERVGGASRAASVANGLAALQARGAQPHDWVLVHDAARCLLRPEWVDHLIDACLDDEVGGLLALPLADTLKHEVDGRVDTTLDRGGKWQAQTPQMFRLGLLRPALVQAGDAVTDEASAVEALGHRPKLVRGALENFKITYPPDFELAARLLTSR comes from the coding sequence ATGTATTCCACCGAGCCGCCTCGTCTTTTCGCCCTCGTGCCTTGCGCAGGCGTCGGCGAACGTGCCGGTGCGGGCGGCCCCAAACAATATGCGCCGCTGGCCGGGCGCCCATTGGTCGGCCACACGCTGGCGGCGCTGGCGCAGGTGTCGCGCCTCTCGGGGGTGCTGGTGGTGCTGTCGCCGGACGACACGCAGTTCGAGCAGGTCGTGCCGCAAACCTCCGCCTGGGTCGAGCGGGTGGGCGGCGCCTCGCGTGCCGCCTCGGTCGCCAACGGGCTGGCTGCACTGCAGGCGCGCGGCGCTCAGCCGCACGATTGGGTGCTGGTGCACGACGCCGCGCGCTGTTTGCTGCGGCCCGAGTGGGTCGACCACCTCATCGATGCCTGCCTCGACGACGAAGTGGGCGGCCTGCTGGCGCTGCCGCTGGCCGACACCCTCAAGCACGAGGTCGACGGCCGGGTCGACACGACGCTCGACCGCGGCGGCAAGTGGCAGGCGCAAACGCCGCAGATGTTCCGTCTGGGCCTGCTGCGGCCAGCGCTGGTTCAGGCCGGCGATGCGGTCACCGACGAAGCCAGCGCCGTCGAGGCCTTGGGCCACCGCCCGAAGCTGGTGCGCGGGGCTCTGGAAAACTTCAAGATCACCTACCCGCCCGATTTCGAACTGGCGGCCCGTTTGCTGACATCACGTTGA
- a CDS encoding sensor histidine kinase: MARKRVTLSLFWRTFILLGVLLGFGIFAWVQTFRALEFEPRAVQAAQQLASLVNLSRAALRYADSINRVTLLKTISEQESIKLQPREKGDRYEAFETDRFSRRIGQELRSRLGPTTLVATSVNGAQGLWIDFAIENDRYWLQVDPGRVQAVQGRTWFIWVSIALLATILGSAGVARLINQPLKQLSFAASRIREGEYESRLDEETLTSEIREVNMGFNRMARELAKVEEDRAVMLAGISHDLRTPLARLRLEAEMSVQDEEARRNMAADIDQLDAIIDKFMDYARPGEVKLVPVHLSSVVDREIAGFRDGNQIRITSRVAIDTKVLADDTELGRVLANLFENARRYGRTPGSGIAHVELTYARTGPWVIITVRDHGPGVPPEKLSQLTTPFFRGDVARTAVTGAGLGLAVVEKTVLRMGGTFELSNSPPPDTGLVARIRLKRAP; the protein is encoded by the coding sequence ATGGCCCGAAAACGCGTCACCCTCAGTCTGTTCTGGCGGACGTTCATCCTGCTCGGCGTGTTGCTGGGCTTTGGCATTTTTGCGTGGGTGCAGACCTTTCGGGCCCTCGAATTCGAGCCTCGCGCGGTGCAGGCCGCGCAGCAGCTCGCGAGCCTGGTCAACCTGTCGCGGGCCGCCCTGCGCTATGCCGACAGCATCAACCGGGTGACGCTGCTGAAGACGATTTCGGAGCAAGAGTCGATCAAGCTGCAGCCGCGCGAGAAAGGCGACCGCTACGAAGCCTTCGAAACCGACCGCTTCTCCCGCCGCATCGGCCAGGAACTGCGCTCGCGGCTGGGGCCCACGACCTTGGTCGCCACCAGCGTCAACGGGGCCCAGGGGTTGTGGATCGACTTCGCGATCGAGAACGACCGCTATTGGCTGCAGGTCGACCCGGGCCGGGTGCAGGCGGTGCAAGGCCGGACCTGGTTCATCTGGGTCAGCATCGCGCTGCTGGCCACCATCCTCGGCTCGGCCGGTGTCGCGCGGCTGATCAACCAGCCGCTCAAGCAGCTGTCGTTCGCGGCCAGCCGCATCCGCGAAGGTGAATATGAATCGCGCCTCGACGAAGAAACGCTGACCAGCGAGATACGCGAGGTCAACATGGGCTTCAACCGGATGGCCCGCGAGTTGGCCAAGGTCGAGGAAGACCGCGCGGTGATGCTGGCCGGCATCTCGCACGATCTGCGCACGCCGCTGGCGCGCCTGCGGCTCGAAGCCGAGATGAGCGTGCAGGACGAAGAGGCGCGCCGCAACATGGCGGCCGACATCGACCAGCTCGACGCCATCATCGACAAATTCATGGACTACGCCCGCCCCGGCGAGGTCAAGCTGGTGCCGGTGCACCTCAGCAGCGTGGTCGACCGCGAGATCGCCGGCTTCCGCGACGGCAACCAGATACGCATCACGTCTCGGGTGGCGATCGACACCAAGGTGCTGGCCGACGACACCGAGCTGGGCCGCGTGCTGGCCAACCTGTTCGAGAACGCGCGCCGCTACGGCCGCACGCCGGGCAGCGGCATCGCGCATGTGGAGTTGACCTATGCGCGCACCGGGCCGTGGGTGATCATCACCGTGCGCGACCACGGCCCCGGCGTGCCGCCCGAAAAGTTGTCGCAGCTGACCACGCCGTTCTTCCGGGGTGATGTCGCGCGCACCGCGGTGACCGGCGCCGGGCTGGGCCTCGCGGTGGTCGAGAAGACGGTGCTGCGCATGGGCGGCACCTTCGAGTTGAGCAACTCACCACCGCCGGACACCGGGCTGGTGGCCCGCATCCGGTTGAAGCGAGCGCCTTGA